The following proteins are co-located in the Acinetobacter sp. NCu2D-2 genome:
- a CDS encoding ABC transporter ATP-binding protein: protein MNLWHLFQKLRPFVRPYRILVIATLLLTLVSSFTAQVNAITLQYAVDSINKLLAAGEGLDQGWHILITITAILLGKEVINAIVQFGQKFYGEKLRIFVSQDLAQGIIEKFLKYRLAFFNEDNNQAGKLQTRIDRGIGSLTRLVQIFFIDILPLFTSAIVALALMYYANFYVGLVATAIVPIYFWLTYKQAQKLGGWRRSLRDGREKKSQGILSIINSITVIKSFNRESIESEKQLGLQRELTDNQMKTRQTSFLFDGLKTFIEQIGIVLIIILTAYFVLDGQMSIGMIMYHVLLFNNVSAPIRSLHRIYDEVNDAMIYSESFFQILEADDEIEASGEQKPPVQGKFQLSNVDFYYPNGFHALKDINMEIRPNKITALVGLSGAGKSTLISLLDKFYEPQGGSIKLDGIDLKDYDTQYLRDHIGLVLQKNHIFQGTIFDNIRYGKTDASMDDVIDAAKKASIHEQILQLPQQYDSDALQLSGGQQQRIALARMFLKNPPIIFLDEPTASLDAIATEQIKQSLDQIKQGRTVIMISHSLSQIIDADYTYVMKDGAIAEHGEHDDLYHQDGAYKEIFDAMAKSLNIEKIAKTFEDDAEEETHS, encoded by the coding sequence ATGAATTTATGGCATCTTTTTCAGAAGCTTAGACCTTTTGTTCGACCTTATCGAATATTGGTCATTGCCACCTTATTACTGACATTAGTGAGTTCTTTTACTGCTCAGGTCAACGCCATTACCTTACAGTATGCCGTAGATAGCATTAATAAATTGCTCGCAGCAGGTGAAGGTCTCGATCAAGGTTGGCATATTCTGATTACGATTACAGCCATCTTACTCGGTAAAGAAGTCATCAATGCCATCGTTCAGTTTGGACAGAAATTTTACGGTGAAAAGTTAAGAATCTTTGTTTCACAAGACTTAGCTCAGGGCATTATTGAGAAATTTCTCAAATATCGTCTGGCTTTTTTTAATGAAGACAATAACCAAGCGGGTAAATTGCAAACCCGTATTGACCGTGGAATTGGTTCACTAACCCGTTTAGTACAGATCTTCTTTATTGATATTTTGCCGTTATTTACCAGTGCAATTGTGGCATTGGCACTGATGTACTATGCCAATTTTTATGTCGGTTTAGTGGCAACGGCAATTGTACCTATCTATTTCTGGCTAACGTATAAACAGGCACAAAAGCTTGGCGGATGGCGACGTAGCCTGCGTGATGGTCGTGAGAAAAAGAGCCAAGGCATTTTAAGTATTATCAACTCCATTACAGTAATTAAGTCCTTTAACCGTGAGTCAATTGAGTCAGAGAAGCAGCTCGGCTTACAACGTGAGCTGACGGACAACCAAATGAAAACCCGTCAGACCAGTTTCCTGTTTGACGGTTTAAAAACCTTTATTGAACAAATCGGTATCGTGCTGATTATTATTCTGACGGCTTATTTCGTCCTTGATGGTCAAATGAGTATCGGCATGATCATGTATCACGTGCTGTTGTTTAATAACGTGTCTGCGCCAATTCGCTCATTGCATCGTATTTATGACGAGGTCAATGATGCGATGATTTACTCAGAAAGCTTTTTCCAAATTCTGGAAGCCGATGATGAGATTGAGGCGAGTGGCGAGCAAAAACCACCTGTACAAGGTAAGTTCCAACTGAGCAATGTCGACTTTTATTATCCAAATGGTTTCCATGCCTTAAAAGACATTAATATGGAAATCCGCCCAAATAAAATTACGGCTTTAGTTGGTTTATCAGGTGCCGGTAAATCGACCCTCATTAGCTTATTAGACAAATTTTATGAACCCCAAGGCGGTTCAATTAAGCTAGATGGCATAGATCTCAAAGACTATGACACGCAATATTTACGTGATCATATTGGTTTAGTGCTGCAGAAGAATCATATTTTCCAAGGCACCATTTTTGACAACATTCGTTATGGTAAAACCGACGCGTCTATGGATGATGTCATTGATGCTGCGAAAAAAGCCTCGATTCATGAGCAAATTTTGCAGCTACCACAGCAGTATGATTCAGATGCATTACAGCTTTCCGGTGGTCAACAACAGCGTATTGCTTTGGCACGTATGTTCCTGAAAAATCCACCGATTATTTTCTTAGATGAACCGACTGCAAGTCTTGATGCAATTGCCACTGAGCAAATTAAGCAAAGTTTAGATCAGATCAAACAAGGCCGCACCGTGATTATGATTTCACATAGCCTGTCTCAAATTATTGATGCTGATTATACCTACGTGATGAAAGATGGTGCGATTGCGGAGCATGGCGAACACGACGACTTGTATCATCAAGACGGCGCATATAAGGAAATTTTTGATGCGATGGCAAAAAGTTTAAATATTGAAAAAATTGCCAAAACCTTTGAGGATGATGCTGAGGAAGAAACGCATAGTTAG
- the phoU gene encoding phosphate signaling complex protein PhoU, with translation MCPNNPVLHHHISSQFNEELQDVNTKFMSMGGLVEQQVSNAIHALLDTNATLAVDVQFQDNMVNQLEREIDEALTLILARRHPAAIDLRMVIAMSKANTDLERIGDEAAKIARIAQALSEEGGSPRGYMETRHIGNQVRVMIHDALDAFARLDADQALRVLQADADIDREYQSATRTLMTYMMEDSRQISRVINVLWVLRSLERVGDHARNISEQVIYMVKGFDARHTSIEEIEQKVQR, from the coding sequence GTGTGTCCAAATAATCCTGTGTTACATCATCATATTTCTTCGCAGTTCAATGAGGAACTTCAGGACGTCAATACTAAATTTATGAGTATGGGCGGTTTGGTGGAGCAGCAAGTCAGCAATGCCATTCATGCACTCTTAGATACCAATGCTACACTTGCCGTCGACGTACAGTTTCAAGACAACATGGTCAACCAATTAGAACGTGAAATTGATGAAGCTTTGACTTTGATTTTGGCGCGCCGTCATCCTGCTGCGATTGACCTGCGTATGGTGATTGCGATGTCTAAAGCCAATACAGATTTAGAACGAATTGGTGATGAAGCCGCGAAGATTGCCCGTATTGCACAGGCATTGTCAGAAGAGGGTGGCTCACCGCGCGGCTATATGGAAACGCGGCATATTGGTAATCAAGTACGGGTCATGATTCATGATGCTTTAGATGCTTTTGCACGCTTAGATGCAGATCAAGCGTTACGTGTATTACAGGCAGATGCCGATATAGATCGCGAGTATCAATCTGCAACGCGCACGTTGATGACTTATATGATGGAAGATTCTCGTCAGATCAGCCGTGTGATCAATGTACTTTGGGTGCTTCGTTCACTTGAGCGAGTCGGTGATCACGCTCGTAATATCTCAGAGCAAGTCATTTATATGGTCAAAGGTTTTGACGCCCGCCATACCAGTATTGAAGAAATAGAACAAAAAGTGCAGCGTTAA
- a CDS encoding TolC family outer membrane protein: MKTKFLISALCVLNSPWVNALDLSEAYERAKQNDPTWLANVLQYESDQLNLGIAGGNLLPTVTVSGNVTRKNQSVDTANNAQFGNFLSDTTNSQQISITARQPLFRWDAWQGYKQVKTSILLSEVNLRLQKQQHILQVSEAYFNVLRQQSLTTAYLQEEQALSEQLRMMNAKLKEGLVARSDVSEANAQYQNAQANRISSQVQLVLAQEQLAQLIGPYQENLAVLREDFQFQKPIPSDIQSWRDLAQSQNLGILQARTQKQYAEDAKRVEQAALYPQVEAVGTYGYTKQSPDTVMSTNGDFNQVGIEMNWNVFTGFRTQRSIRQAGVNVRQSDAQLDAAILKANTDVKQSFMQVETDQSKLNARKAAMESSEIVAKASRAQYQEGLKTMVDVLLAQRNAFSAKTDYLNAKYDYLIHVLQLQASVGQLTEKTLAEMNAWLVDYS; the protein is encoded by the coding sequence ATGAAAACCAAATTTCTCATAAGTGCATTATGTGTGTTGAACAGTCCATGGGTAAATGCGCTGGATTTGTCTGAGGCATATGAACGGGCAAAGCAAAATGACCCAACATGGCTTGCGAATGTCTTGCAATATGAATCTGATCAATTAAATTTGGGCATTGCTGGTGGGAACTTATTACCGACGGTCACGGTTTCAGGCAATGTCACCCGTAAAAATCAATCCGTTGATACTGCGAACAATGCACAGTTTGGTAATTTTCTCAGTGATACCACCAATAGTCAGCAGATCAGTATTACTGCACGCCAGCCGCTTTTCCGCTGGGATGCATGGCAAGGCTATAAGCAGGTGAAAACCTCCATTCTGCTGAGCGAAGTTAATTTAAGACTGCAAAAACAACAACATATTTTACAAGTTTCAGAAGCTTATTTTAATGTTTTACGCCAGCAATCTTTGACTACAGCTTACTTACAAGAAGAGCAAGCCCTATCTGAACAATTGCGCATGATGAACGCCAAACTCAAAGAAGGTTTGGTAGCACGAAGTGATGTCAGTGAAGCCAATGCACAGTATCAAAATGCACAGGCCAATCGAATTTCAAGCCAAGTCCAATTAGTCTTGGCACAAGAACAATTGGCGCAATTAATTGGGCCATATCAAGAAAATCTTGCGGTGCTACGCGAAGACTTCCAGTTTCAAAAACCGATTCCAAGCGATATACAGTCTTGGCGTGATTTAGCACAAAGTCAGAATCTTGGGATTCTTCAAGCCAGAACCCAAAAGCAATATGCCGAAGATGCGAAACGTGTAGAGCAGGCTGCGTTGTATCCACAAGTGGAAGCTGTGGGTACCTATGGCTATACCAAACAAAGCCCTGATACCGTGATGTCCACCAATGGTGACTTTAATCAGGTCGGTATTGAGATGAACTGGAATGTATTTACAGGCTTTCGTACACAAAGAAGCATTCGTCAGGCAGGTGTGAATGTGCGTCAAAGTGATGCTCAGCTGGATGCGGCTATTTTAAAAGCCAATACAGATGTTAAACAGTCTTTTATGCAGGTTGAAACCGATCAATCCAAACTCAATGCCCGTAAAGCAGCGATGGAATCTTCTGAAATTGTTGCTAAAGCATCAAGAGCACAGTATCAAGAAGGGCTGAAAACCATGGTTGATGTACTGTTAGCACAGCGTAATGCATTTTCAGCCAAAACTGATTATTTGAATGCTAAATATGATTACTTAATTCATGTTTTACAGTTGCAAGCCTCGGTCGGACAACTTACAGAAAAAACTTTAGCTGAAATGAACGCATGGTTGGTTGATTACTCATAA
- a CDS encoding IS701 family transposase, whose protein sequence is MIRRTKHASTATCTLPIYMGFLMTEPNSISCTQLAETYNISHDSVNRFLEREDYTAHDLYQEAIQHIDNNKLIVSIDDTVLDKPYSQHMDLVSYFWSGKHHRSVKGINLITLYATDQHGKNIPINFRIYDKSESKTKNDYFMEMLSEVLNWGAKIQFITGDSWYSSTENLKTIRKHGIRFMFGVDSNRKVSPEKGQWFQLRLLPNFHQGQVVWLKDVGFVQLFKTQLKEQQRFYIVHQDEDDLLSFDGFYELHSSHWKIEQYHRVIKQVCHIEKFQVRRSKLILNHIFSALMAYVEIQKNQFERIFENVYRWQKKLFRPIIKNFIDEFILDKNHLLPQKIYK, encoded by the coding sequence GTGATCAGACGAACTAAACATGCTTCTACAGCAACTTGTACATTACCCATTTATATGGGCTTTCTCATGACAGAACCAAACTCTATTAGCTGCACACAACTTGCCGAGACTTATAATATCTCGCATGACAGTGTAAATCGCTTTTTGGAGCGTGAAGACTACACAGCTCACGATCTATATCAAGAAGCAATTCAACACATTGATAATAATAAACTTATAGTCAGTATTGATGATACTGTTTTAGATAAGCCATATAGTCAACATATGGACTTAGTTAGCTATTTTTGGTCAGGTAAACACCACCGATCCGTCAAGGGTATTAATCTCATTACCTTGTATGCGACAGATCAACATGGCAAAAATATTCCAATTAATTTTCGAATTTATGATAAGTCAGAAAGTAAAACCAAGAATGATTACTTTATGGAGATGTTAAGTGAAGTACTCAATTGGGGTGCAAAGATTCAATTTATTACAGGTGATAGTTGGTATTCATCGACTGAAAATCTAAAAACCATAAGAAAACATGGTATTCGATTTATGTTTGGTGTCGACAGTAACCGTAAGGTTTCCCCTGAAAAAGGACAATGGTTTCAACTCCGTTTATTGCCGAATTTTCATCAGGGTCAAGTGGTCTGGCTCAAAGATGTTGGCTTTGTACAATTATTTAAGACTCAGTTAAAAGAACAGCAGAGATTTTATATTGTGCATCAAGATGAAGATGATTTATTGTCCTTTGATGGTTTTTATGAATTACATTCAAGTCATTGGAAAATAGAACAATATCATCGAGTAATTAAACAGGTTTGTCATATTGAAAAGTTTCAAGTAAGACGATCCAAGCTGATTTTGAATCATATTTTCTCAGCCTTGATGGCCTATGTTGAGATACAAAAGAACCAATTTGAGCGGATCTTTGAAAATGTATATCGTTGGCAGAAGAAATTATTTAGACCAATTATCAAGAACTTTATTGATGAATTTATTCTCGATAAGAATCATCTGCTGCCACAGAAAATCTATAAATAA
- a CDS encoding NUDIX domain-containing protein, with product MKIIDSASYNKKDYEILEREYQYQGFVKVEKLSIRHRLFGRDDFIAPIQRELIQRKTAAGVLIYNDQQQKFALIEQFRVGAIDDPESPWQLEIIAGVLDGDEAPETCVRREALEESGCQIHDLTHLFSFYPSAGACSELFHLYFAEAELPQEGGVFGMPDEGENIQLHLIDYADLSALMTSGRLKNAPVIMALQWLQQHIHTQSVCLEERT from the coding sequence ATGAAAATTATCGATTCCGCTTCTTACAATAAGAAAGACTACGAGATATTAGAACGAGAATATCAATATCAGGGTTTCGTCAAAGTCGAAAAGCTGAGTATTCGTCATCGGCTATTTGGTCGGGACGACTTTATTGCCCCTATTCAACGTGAATTGATTCAACGTAAAACTGCAGCAGGCGTTTTAATTTATAACGATCAACAACAAAAGTTTGCCCTGATTGAGCAATTTCGTGTCGGTGCGATTGATGATCCCGAATCACCTTGGCAACTCGAGATCATTGCAGGTGTACTCGATGGCGATGAAGCCCCTGAAACCTGTGTTCGCCGTGAAGCATTAGAAGAATCTGGGTGTCAAATTCATGATTTGACCCATTTATTCAGCTTTTATCCATCTGCTGGTGCATGTTCAGAACTGTTTCATTTATATTTCGCAGAAGCAGAACTTCCTCAAGAAGGTGGCGTATTTGGTATGCCAGATGAAGGTGAGAATATTCAGTTGCATCTGATTGACTATGCCGATTTAAGCGCATTAATGACCAGTGGTCGGTTAAAGAATGCACCTGTCATTATGGCCTTGCAATGGCTCCAACAGCATATTCATACTCAAAGCGTATGTCTTGAGGAGCGAACGTGA
- a CDS encoding metallophosphoesterase, whose amino-acid sequence MTFCSSDTQYKQWTLVQISDTHLMDRVELEFVKMNPEKSFHDVVQHIRKHYPVLDALVHTGDLAQVPVQATYDRYLQFMQTWNIPHYQIPGNHDDSAIFPFYQNSNLAHAVHFGPWTLILLNSAVKGKVDGWVEQEQLDQLQELLVQYQHQHIIVACHHHPFAMQSHWIDQHRLKNADSLKDVIAQHKHVKLVLFGHVHQDSHNDWNGVQFLSTPSTSVQFKPLSDNFALDTIAPGYRVIHLNHDGTFETRVERVFLNQQKINTEISGY is encoded by the coding sequence GTGACCTTCTGTAGTAGCGACACGCAGTACAAACAATGGACCCTTGTCCAAATTTCCGATACGCACCTCATGGATCGTGTCGAGCTTGAATTCGTCAAAATGAATCCTGAAAAAAGCTTTCATGACGTGGTTCAGCATATTCGCAAGCATTACCCTGTACTCGATGCTTTGGTACACACAGGCGATTTGGCACAAGTGCCTGTTCAAGCAACTTATGATCGTTATTTACAGTTCATGCAAACTTGGAATATTCCACACTATCAAATTCCAGGAAATCATGACGACAGCGCAATTTTTCCTTTCTATCAAAATAGCAATCTAGCGCATGCAGTTCATTTTGGTCCATGGACACTGATTCTTTTAAATAGTGCCGTCAAAGGTAAAGTGGATGGCTGGGTAGAACAGGAGCAATTAGATCAACTGCAAGAGCTTCTTGTTCAATATCAGCATCAACATATTATTGTGGCTTGTCATCATCATCCATTCGCAATGCAATCACATTGGATTGATCAACATCGTCTTAAAAATGCCGATTCACTTAAAGACGTCATTGCACAGCATAAACATGTGAAGTTAGTCCTATTTGGCCATGTCCACCAAGACTCGCACAATGACTGGAATGGTGTGCAGTTTTTATCAACACCCTCCACCAGTGTTCAATTTAAGCCTTTAAGTGATAATTTTGCACTGGATACCATTGCCCCAGGTTATCGTGTCATTCATTTAAATCACGATGGAACATTTGAAACACGCGTAGAACGTGTATTTCTTAACCAGCAGAAAATTAATACCGAAATTTCAGGTTATTAA
- the dksA gene encoding RNA polymerase-binding protein DksA has protein sequence MANDNQNQVLDELTDVVDEKTTKRVRKAKPKATDGGSTASLFGIEPYQPKKNEEYMSEGQLEHFRQILLAWKAELMSEVDRTLNTMQDENTALPDVNDRATQEEEFAIELRTRDRERKLIRKIEQSIEAIKNDDYGFCETCGIEIGLRRLEARPTATLCIDCKTLAEIKEKQNNG, from the coding sequence ATGGCGAATGACAACCAGAATCAAGTCTTAGACGAACTAACTGATGTTGTAGACGAGAAAACTACAAAGCGTGTACGTAAAGCTAAGCCAAAAGCGACTGACGGTGGTTCAACTGCTAGCTTGTTTGGTATTGAGCCTTATCAGCCTAAAAAAAATGAAGAGTACATGTCTGAGGGTCAGCTTGAGCACTTCCGTCAAATTTTATTGGCATGGAAAGCTGAGTTGATGTCTGAAGTCGATCGTACTTTAAACACCATGCAAGATGAAAATACAGCGCTTCCTGATGTAAACGACCGTGCTACTCAAGAAGAAGAGTTTGCCATCGAACTTCGTACACGTGACCGTGAACGTAAATTGATCCGTAAAATCGAACAATCGATTGAAGCTATTAAAAATGACGACTACGGTTTCTGTGAAACTTGTGGTATTGAAATTGGTTTACGTCGCTTAGAAGCACGTCCAACAGCGACTTTATGTATTGATTGTAAGACTTTGGCTGAGATCAAAGAGAAACAAAATAACGGTTAA
- the gluQRS gene encoding tRNA glutamyl-Q(34) synthetase GluQRS produces MLNNPPLTPPMIKEGENRMAYVGRFAPSPTGPLHFGSLITAVASYCDAKAHQGRWIVRIEDTDIPRIYPGSEEHILRAMDAFAFESDTKIIFQKDRLDIYESVIEQLQQKNLVYACQCTRKMLGSNHIYQDTCRNLGLDFKDQAIRLKVEDVEICFEDRLQGRHCSHLKQDLGDFILKRRDGIINYQLAVVVDDYLQGMSHVVRGADLLDNTERQIYLGQLLGYPRLQYMHLPLAMNDQGQKLSKQNLAQALDLSQAPQLLLQALKALHQDPIDLDTPDRMLKQAVAQWDVEKIPHTTMLQGHYL; encoded by the coding sequence ATGTTAAATAATCCTCCCCTAACCCCTCCTATGATAAAGGAGGGGGAAAATAGGATGGCTTATGTGGGTCGGTTTGCGCCATCGCCAACCGGCCCTTTACATTTCGGGTCACTCATTACTGCGGTTGCCAGTTATTGCGATGCCAAAGCCCATCAAGGGCGCTGGATCGTTCGCATTGAAGATACCGACATTCCCCGCATTTATCCTGGTAGCGAAGAGCATATCCTACGTGCGATGGATGCTTTTGCCTTTGAATCTGATACTAAGATCATTTTCCAGAAAGATCGCTTAGACATTTATGAAAGTGTGATTGAGCAGCTACAGCAAAAAAATCTCGTATATGCCTGCCAATGTACGCGCAAGATGCTCGGTTCCAATCATATTTATCAGGATACTTGTCGTAATTTGGGTTTGGACTTCAAAGATCAGGCCATTCGCTTAAAAGTCGAAGATGTTGAAATTTGCTTTGAAGACCGATTACAAGGCAGACACTGCTCTCATCTAAAACAAGATTTAGGTGATTTTATCTTAAAACGCCGTGATGGGATTATTAATTATCAACTTGCAGTGGTTGTCGATGATTATTTACAAGGCATGAGCCATGTGGTTCGAGGCGCAGATCTTTTGGATAATACTGAACGGCAGATTTATCTGGGGCAACTCCTCGGCTACCCTCGCCTGCAATATATGCATTTACCGCTTGCTATGAATGATCAAGGGCAGAAACTTTCTAAACAGAATTTGGCACAGGCTTTAGATTTAAGCCAAGCACCTCAGCTTCTGCTACAAGCACTCAAAGCCCTTCATCAAGATCCTATTGATTTAGATACGCCAGATCGTATGCTCAAACAAGCCGTTGCACAGTGGGATGTTGAAAAAATTCCACATACAACCATGCTACAAGGTCACTACCTATAA
- a CDS encoding zinc ribbon domain-containing protein encodes MFFIFGIGPKTKLIEKNQFICPVCQTTTSYELKHQRNYFSLFFIPLIPLSKPKHAFVRCLNCGTSMPSTVLDHAQPLQPRSSDLEA; translated from the coding sequence GTGTTTTTTATCTTTGGAATTGGACCAAAAACAAAGCTGATAGAGAAAAATCAGTTCATCTGCCCTGTGTGTCAAACCACAACAAGCTATGAACTTAAACATCAGCGTAATTATTTTTCTTTATTTTTTATTCCACTAATTCCGCTGTCTAAACCTAAACATGCTTTTGTCCGTTGTTTAAACTGCGGAACGTCAATGCCGAGCACAGTGCTTGACCATGCTCAGCCACTTCAGCCACGGTCTTCCGATTTAGAAGCTTGA
- the ftsW gene encoding putative lipid II flippase FtsW — protein sequence MAEFAQTTINKLNQLYARWIPKLPAEVNPRNVLIFCVLALLCIGSIMVASASMPYAERMHENAFHYVTRHGISIFVAAAAAYLAYKVPLNVWFNNTFFLWIITIVLLLAVLVVGTEVNGSKRWIRVAGFTLQASEVGKVMMAIFTADYVVRRAEEVRNNIKGLIRLSVIMGATVGLIILEPDLGATVVITLTMLGIFFLAGAPWVQFGVAFVTLFGVFVAAILLEPYRLQRLLSFSNPWEDPLGTGYQLSNALMAFGRGEWTGVGLGHSIQKMSYLPEAHTDFMLAILGEEFGFFGISTVLLLSFTMMICCIRIGHRALQNQYLRAGYLAYGISIIFLLQVLVNAGMNMGMLPTKGLTLPFISYGGSSLIVCAVMISLILKIDANTRESNPSREESSF from the coding sequence ATGGCTGAGTTTGCTCAGACGACGATCAATAAATTAAATCAGCTATATGCTCGGTGGATACCCAAATTACCTGCCGAAGTGAATCCACGCAATGTATTGATTTTCTGCGTGTTGGCACTACTTTGTATTGGTTCGATTATGGTGGCATCGGCATCGATGCCCTATGCTGAACGTATGCATGAAAATGCTTTTCACTATGTGACACGCCACGGGATTTCAATCTTTGTCGCTGCAGCAGCGGCTTATTTGGCCTATAAAGTTCCATTGAATGTCTGGTTTAACAATACCTTCTTTTTATGGATTATCACCATTGTTCTGTTGCTTGCGGTCTTGGTTGTCGGAACCGAGGTTAATGGTTCCAAGCGTTGGATTCGTGTTGCAGGGTTTACTTTACAAGCATCCGAAGTCGGTAAGGTCATGATGGCAATTTTTACTGCCGATTATGTGGTGCGAAGGGCAGAAGAAGTCCGTAATAACATCAAAGGCTTGATACGTCTTTCTGTCATTATGGGTGCAACTGTGGGTCTGATTATTCTAGAGCCTGACTTAGGTGCAACCGTGGTAATCACATTAACCATGCTGGGAATTTTCTTCTTGGCGGGTGCGCCATGGGTTCAGTTTGGTGTGGCATTTGTCACGTTATTTGGCGTGTTTGTCGCAGCGATTTTACTAGAACCTTATCGTTTACAGCGTCTTTTGTCTTTCTCAAATCCGTGGGAAGATCCACTCGGTACCGGTTATCAGTTATCGAATGCCTTAATGGCATTTGGTCGTGGGGAATGGACAGGTGTGGGCTTGGGTCATAGTATTCAAAAGATGTCGTATTTGCCTGAAGCACATACCGACTTTATGCTCGCGATTTTAGGCGAAGAATTTGGTTTCTTTGGCATCTCAACGGTCTTGTTATTGTCATTTACCATGATGATTTGCTGTATTCGTATTGGGCATCGTGCTTTGCAAAACCAATATCTACGTGCAGGTTATTTGGCTTACGGGATTAGTATTATTTTCTTGCTACAAGTTTTGGTAAATGCTGGGATGAATATGGGTATGCTACCAACCAAAGGTTTGACATTGCCATTCATTAGTTATGGTGGTTCATCTTTGATTGTCTGCGCAGTCATGATCAGTTTAATTTTAAAAATTGATGCCAATACTCGCGAGTCCAATCCTAGCCGAGAAGAATCAAGCTTCTAA
- the murD gene encoding UDP-N-acetylmuramoyl-L-alanine--D-glutamate ligase, translated as MLIQRGGLKVVAGLGISGVAAVNFLNEKGYRVAVTDSRATPPGHDKIPAEVQTSFGQLDENLLLSAEEIIISPGLDPKTPEIQAAINKNIPVVSEIQILCRATDKPIVGITGSNAKSTVTTLMGLMAKDAGKKVAVGGNLGRPALDLTKDDPELYILELSSFQLETTSNLNAEVAVVLNMSEDHLDRHGDMMGYHTAKHRIFQGVKKVVFNRDDSLTRPLVPDATPMQSFGLNAPDMNQFGVLKDDDGTIWLARGRDRLLKSSDMYIQGTHNVANALACLALGEAIGLPLEGMLETLKTFKGLEHRCEFVKEVNGVRYYNDSKGTNIGATLAALDGLGMAIEAKGGKVAIILGGQGKGQDFTALRDSLTKYAKVAVLIGIDRPIIEEAISGTTELIHAESLEEAVQVCQKHAEANDVVLLSPACASFDMFSGYPERGHKFVAYVNELN; from the coding sequence ATGTTAATTCAACGTGGTGGACTTAAAGTCGTTGCAGGACTGGGTATTTCAGGTGTAGCAGCAGTGAATTTCTTGAATGAAAAGGGCTACCGTGTTGCAGTCACTGACTCTCGTGCAACTCCTCCAGGGCATGACAAAATCCCTGCGGAAGTACAGACCTCATTTGGTCAATTAGATGAAAACCTGTTGCTCAGTGCTGAAGAAATTATCATCAGCCCAGGACTTGATCCTAAAACCCCAGAAATTCAAGCTGCGATCAATAAAAATATTCCGGTGGTGAGCGAGATTCAAATTCTATGCCGTGCCACAGATAAACCGATTGTTGGGATTACAGGTTCAAATGCGAAAAGTACTGTAACCACCTTGATGGGTTTAATGGCGAAAGATGCAGGTAAAAAAGTAGCGGTTGGCGGTAACTTAGGTCGTCCTGCACTCGATTTAACCAAAGATGATCCAGAGCTTTATATTTTGGAGCTTTCAAGCTTCCAATTGGAGACCACTTCAAATTTAAATGCTGAAGTCGCTGTTGTGCTCAATATGAGTGAAGACCATTTAGATCGTCATGGCGATATGATGGGTTATCACACCGCAAAACACCGTATTTTCCAAGGCGTGAAAAAAGTGGTCTTTAACCGCGATGATTCTTTGACTCGTCCACTGGTTCCAGATGCAACACCAATGCAAAGTTTTGGTCTTAATGCACCTGATATGAATCAATTTGGCGTATTAAAAGATGACGATGGTACCATTTGGCTGGCACGTGGTCGTGATCGTTTGCTGAAAAGCAGTGATATGTATATTCAAGGCACACATAACGTGGCGAATGCTTTGGCGTGTTTAGCATTAGGTGAAGCGATTGGTTTACCACTCGAAGGCATGCTTGAAACTTTAAAAACCTTTAAAGGTCTTGAACATCGCTGTGAATTCGTAAAAGAAGTGAATGGCGTTCGTTACTATAACGATTCTAAAGGCACAAACATTGGTGCAACACTCGCTGCACTCGATGGTTTAGGCATGGCAATTGAAGCCAAAGGTGGCAAGGTTGCAATCATCTTGGGTGGTCAAGGTAAAGGTCAGGACTTTACTGCATTACGTGACTCGCTGACTAAATATGCCAAAGTAGCGGTATTGATTGGGATTGACCGTCCAATTATCGAAGAAGCGATTTCAGGCACAACTGAGCTGATTCATGCAGAAAGTCTAGAAGAGGCTGTACAGGTTTGTCAGAAACATGCAGAGGCGAATGATGTCGTGTTGTTATCGCCGGCATGTGCAAGTTTTGATATGTTCTCAGGTTATCCTGAACGTGGACATAAGTTTGTTGCTTACGTGAATGAACTCAACTAA